One Malania oleifera isolate guangnan ecotype guangnan chromosome 9, ASM2987363v1, whole genome shotgun sequence DNA segment encodes these proteins:
- the LOC131163613 gene encoding disease resistance protein RGA2-like produces the protein MAEAILFGLAETLLEKLGLRAFQEIGLAWAVKDEVQKLNHIVFILKNVLLDAEEQSSHNRMITTWLRELQDVVYDAEDLLDDVSTTALQQKVITQKKLARKLHLFFSSYNPIVFGLKMGHRIKAIRERLDEHAKLKNNFNLTDQSTESRLLKYREREQTHSLFPQEKVIGREDDKNKIVDRLLDSNPVAVEDKFSVIPIVGMGGLGKTTLAQYVYNDEKFGEHFALKMWVCVSTDFNMKRIVENILESATKKKTEGGLQMDTLQDCLRKEVGGKKYLLVLDDVWNEDHTLWDKLKDLLNVCASGSKIIVTTRSHRVAEITSPVEPYVLEGLDEQRSWELFKKKAFKPGEEPQNQVEIGKEIVRKCSGVPLAIRTLASLLPNKDTKYWESIKNKEFSKIAQKENDIIPILRFSYDELPSYLKHCFAYCSVYPKDFEIEKQTLIQLWMANGFLRSQDGKQCAEEIGDQYFTELLRRSFFQDVQRKKWDDDIESYKMHDLMHDLAELVAGEGICRGSSEAANIIEKTRHLSFPYESESYSTEIPSTLFNAGTCLRTLLLPSSIKVNETCLRKIISRFRCLRVLDLHDLWIEMLPGSIGKLKQLRYLDLSCCRSMKRLPESITRLVNLQTLKLSSCEELEELPRDIENLVNLVHLDLDECCSLRRMPRGVGQLEQLRYLDLSRCRSMKRLPESITRLVNLQTLKLSWCEELEELPRDIENLVNLVHLDLDGCSSLRRMPRGVGQLKQLRYLDLSCCRSMKRLPESITRLVNLQTLKLSWCEELEELPRDIENLVNLVHLDLAECFSLRRMPRGVGQLEQLRYLDLSCCRSMKRLPESITRLVNLQTLKLSSCEELEELPRDIENLVNLVHLDLDECSSLRRMPRGVGHLKQLRYLDLSCCRSMKRLPESITRLVNLQTLKLSSCEELEELPRDIENLVNLVHLDLGGCSSLRRLPRGVGQLRQLRYLDLSCNHSMKRLPESITRLVNLQTLKLSWCEELEELPRDIENLVNLVHLDLDKCFSLRRMPQGVGQLSNLRTLNRFVVGENATTSGVLSELKGLNNLEGELKIVIRRRIKSAEASEANLKEKQHLRRLELELRQQSNEDGEEDDYESVLEGLQSPPNLRELEIRGYGGRRWPDGMRCLTSLQKLWIDQCPSLLSWGDEERFRGLTSLETLCIEGCDVLKALPVRGIQHLISLKKLHISNCIEMELLDDDDDGKQWENLNKSLREVRIEGIPKMVRLPRWLQHCTSLQALWIEKCRGLRNLPEWMGNLTSLQKLRLWECPQLESLPDGMRCLTSLQQLWIFGCPLLEKRCEKETGEDWPKIAHVPTIWIHSKCQ, from the coding sequence ATGGCTGAAGCAATTTTGTTCGGTTTGGCTGAGACCCTCCTTGAAAAGTTGGGCCTTCGGGCTTTTCAAGAGATTGGATTGGCATGGGCTGTCAAAGACGAAGTTCAAAAACTTAATCACATCGTTTTCATACTCAAGAACGTGCTTTTGGATGCGGAGGAGCAAAGTAGCCATAACCGTATGATCACAACTTGGCTTCGAGAGCTTCAAGATGTAGTTTACGATGCAGAAGATTTGCTCGACGATGTCTCTACCACAGCTTTGCAACAAAAGGTGATAACCCAAAAGAAACTCGCGAGAAAGCTGCACCTTTTCTTTTCGAGCTACAATCCGATTGTGTTTGGTCTGAAGATGGGTCATAGGATTAAGGCTATTAGGGAGAGATTGGATGAACATGCAAAGCTTAAGAACAATTTCAACTTAACTGATCAATCCACGGAGTCCAGACTACTTAAATATAGGGAGAGGGAGCAAACTCATTCCCTTTTTCCTCAAGAAAAAGTTATTGGGAGGGAAGatgacaaaaataaaatagtgGATCGTTTACTGGACAGTAATCCTGTTGCTGTTGAAGATAAGTTTTCAGTCATTCCAATTGTTGGAATGGGGGGCCTAGGAAAGACTACTCTTGCTCAATATGTGTACAATGATGAGAAATTTGGAGAACATTTTGCGCTAAAAATGTGGGTTTGTGTGTCAACTGATTTTAATATGAAGAgaattgttgaaaatattttagaatcTGCAACTAAGAAGAAAACTGAGGGGGGCCTTCAGATGGATACACTGCAAGATTGCCTTCGGAAAGAAGTTGGTGGTAAGAAATACTTGCTTGTTTTAGACGATGTTTGGAATGAGGATCATACATTGTGGGACAAACTAAAAGATTTGTTAAATGTATGTGCAAGTGGAAGTAAGATTATAGTAACAACTCGGAGCCATAGGGTTGCAGAAATCACAAGCCCCGTTGAACCATATGTTTTAGAAGGTCTTGATGAGCAGAGGTCATGGGAATTGTTTAAGAAAAAGGCATTTAAACCAGGAGAGGAGCCACAAAACCAAGTGGAAATTGGGAAGGAGATTGTAAGAAAGTGTTCAGGCGTTCCTCTTGCCATACGGACTTTGGCAAGCTTATTGCCCAACAAAGATACCAAATACTGGGAATccattaaaaataaagaattttcaaaaatagcccaaaaagaaaatgatattatACCTATCCTGAGATTTAGCTATGATGAGCTCCCATCATATTTAAAGCACTGCTTTGCTTACTGCTCAGTATATCCCAaagattttgaaattgagaagcaAACCTTGATCCAACTTTGGATGGCAAACGGTTTTCTTCGTTCACAGGATGGAAAACAATGTGCAGAAGAAATTGGGGATCAATATTTTACGGAGCTATTAAGGAGGTCCTTTTTTCAAGATGTACAAAGAAAGAAATGGGATGATGATATAGAGAGTTATAAAATGCATGATCTGATGCACGACCTTGCAGAATTGGTTGCTGGGGAaggaatttgtcgtgggagctcAGAGGCAGCAAATATTATAGAAAAGACACGTCACCTGTCATTCCCTTATGAGTCGGAAAGTTATTCGACGGAAATTCCATCTACACTGTTCAATGCAGGTACATGTCTCCGAACGTTACTTTTGCCATCCTCCATAAAAGTGAACGAAACATGTCTCCGAAAGATTATTTCGAGATTCAGGTGCCTACGCGTGTTGGATTTGCATGACCTGTGGATCGAAATGTTACCAGGTTCAATTGGGAAGTTGAAGCAACTAAGGTATCTTGACCTTTCTTGCTGCCGCAGTATGAAACGACTCCCTGAATCTATTACCCGCCTGGTGAATTTACAGACGCTGAAGCTCTCTTCGTGTGAGGAACTCGAAGAATTGCCGAGGGATATTGAGAATTTAGTCAACTTGGTGCATCTTGATTTGGATGAGTGTTGTAGTTTGAGACGTATGCCGCGCGGAGTGGGGCAGTTGGAGCAACTAAGGTATCTTGACCTTTCTCGCTGCCGCAGTATGAAACGACTCCCTGAATCTATTACCCGCCTGGTGAATTTACAGACGCTGAAGCTCTCTTGGTGTGAGGAACTCGAAGAATTGCCGAGGGATATTGAGAATTTAGTCAACTTGGTGCATCTTGATTTGGATGGGTGTTCTAGTTTGAGACGTATGCCGCGCGGAGTGGGGCAGTTGAAGCAACTAAGGTATCTTGACCTTTCTTGCTGCCGCAGTATGAAACGACTCCCTGAATCTATTACCCGCCTGGTGAATTTACAGACGCTGAAGCTCTCTTGGTGTGAGGAACTCGAAGAATTGCCGAGGGATATTGAGAATTTAGTCAACTTGGTGCATCTTGATTTGGCTGAGTGTTTTAGTTTGAGACGTATGCCGCGCGGAGTGGGGCAGTTGGAGCAACTAAGGTATCTTGACCTTTCTTGCTGCCGCAGTATGAAACGACTCCCTGAATCTATTACCCGCCTGGTGAATTTACAGACGCTGAAGCTCTCTTCGTGTGAGGAACTCGAAGAATTGCCGAGGGATATTGAGAATTTAGTCAACTTGGTGCATCTTGATTTGGATGAGTGTTCTAGTTTGAGACGTATGCCGCGCGGAGTGGGGCATTTGAAGCAACTAAGGTATCTTGACCTTTCTTGCTGCCGCAGTATGAAACGACTCCCTGAATCTATTACCCGCCTGGTGAATTTACAGACGCTGAAGCTCTCTTCGTGTGAGGAACTCGAAGAATTGCCGAGGGATATTGAGAATTTAGTCAACTTGGTGCATCTTGATTTGGGTGGGTGTTCTAGTTTGAGACGTTTGCCGCGCGGAGTGGGGCAGTTGAGGCAACTAAGGTATCTTGACCTTTCTTGCAACCACAGTATGAAACGACTCCCTGAATCTATTACCCGCCTGGTGAATTTACAGACGCTGAAGCTCTCTTGGTGTGAGGAACTCGAAGAATTGCCGAGGGATATTGAGAATTTAGTCAACTTGGTGCATCTTGATTTGGATAAGTGTTTTAGTTTGAGACGTATGCCGCAAGGAGTGGGGCAGTTGTCTAACCTTCGAACGTTGAATCGGTTTGTGGTGGGCGAGAATGCAACCACAAGCGGTGTACTCAGCGAGTTGAAAGGGTTAAATAATCTGGAAGGGGAGTTGAAGATTGTAATCAGGAGAAGGATAAAAAGTGCAGAAGCATCGGAAGCGAATTTGAAGGAGAAGCAACACCTTCGACGCCTGGAATTGGAGTTGAGGCAACAAAGCAATGAGGATGGGGAGGAGGATGATTATGAATCAGTGTTGGAAGGCCTTCAGTCGCCCCCAAATCTGAGAGAATTGGAGATAAGAGGGTACGGTGGGAGAAGGTGGCCAGATGGGATGCGTTGCCTCACCTCTCTTCAAAAATTGTGGATTGACCAGTGCCCTAGTCTATTGAGCTGGGGAGACGAGGAAAGGTTCAGAGGCTTAACGTCTCTCGAGACGCTCTGTATCGAGGGATGTGATGTTCTCAAGGCTTTGCCTGTTCGAGGTATTCAACATCTAATTTCCCTGAAGAAGCTTCATATTTCAAATTGCATAGAGATGGAATTgttagatgatgatgatgatggcaaGCAATGGGAGAACCTCAACAAAAGTCTCCGGGAAGTGAGAATTGAAGGAATTCCAAAGATGGTGCGTCTGCCTAGGTGGCTTCAGCATTGCACATCTCTGCAGGCTTTATGGATTGAAAAATGCAGGGGTTTGAGGAATTTACCAGAGTGGATGGGCAACCTCACTTCGCTTCAAAAGCTTCGCCTATGGGAATGCCCCCAACTAGAATCACTGCCGGATGGGATGCGTTGCCTCACCTCTCTTCAACAATTGTGGATTTTCGGATGCCCACTTTTAGAGAAAAGATGCGAAAAAGAAACAGGGGAGGATTGGCCCAAGATCGCTCACGTCCCCACAATTTGGATTCATTCCAAGTGCCAATAG